The Acidobacteriota bacterium nucleotide sequence ATCTTCGGCGGCCATTTCATAAGCCATATACACTTTATTCGATTTCGGCGCACAGGCCAGATACGCGGCAGCTTCGGCCAACGCGCAGCGCGCTTCAGGCAAGCCGATCAGATGGACGGCCTGGGCGGCGGCGGCGGCCACGACCAAGGCTTGCGGGTCGGCCAGACCCACGTCTTCAGAGGCGTGATGCACGATGCGGCGCGCGATATACATCGGGTCTTCGCCGCCCTCGATCATGCGCGCCAACCAATACAGCGTGGCGCTCGGGTCGGAGTTGCGAATGGATTTGATGAAAGCCGAGATCAGGTTGTAATGCTGCTCGCCCTTCTTGTCGTATAGGGCCGCCGCGCGTTGCAAGGCTTCGCGCAAATCATCGTCGCCAACGACGCGCACACCAGCTGCATTCGGCGCAACGGTATTGACCGCCAATTCCAGCGTCGTCAGCGCCGAACGCGCATCGCCGCCCGTGAATTGCGCCAGCCGCAGCAACTGTTCTTCGCTGAGTTGCGCATTCAACTTGCCCAACCCGCGTTCGCTGTCATTGAGCGCCTGTTCCAGAATGCGCACCAACTCGGCCTCGCTCAGCATTTCGAGCACGAAGACTTTGACGCGCGAGAGTAGCGCCGAATTGACCTCGAACGAAGGATTCTCGGTCGTCGCGCCAATCAAAATGATCGTGCCGTTTTCGACGTAGGGCAGAAAGGCGTCCTGTTGCGCGCGATTGAAGCGGTGAATCTCGTCAATGAACACCACCGTGCGTTTGCCAATTTTGGCGCGCAACTTGGCGGCATTTTCCATCACCTGTTTGATTTCCTTGATGCCCGAAGTCACGGCGCTGAACGGACTGAATTGCGCGGCGGTGCGGCGCGCGATGATCCGGGCGAG carries:
- a CDS encoding replication-associated recombination protein A, translating into MDAPVPAVPAPPDPSAPLAERMRPRTLDEFIGQTQIAGPGKLLRRLIEEDRLTSLIFWGPPGTGKTTLARIIARRTAAQFSPFSAVTSGIKEIKQVMENAAKLRAKIGKRTVVFIDEIHRFNRAQQDAFLPYVENGTIILIGATTENPSFEVNSALLSRVKVFVLEMLSEAELVRILEQALNDSERGLGKLNAQLSEEQLLRLAQFTGGDARSALTTLELAVNTVAPNAAGVRVVGDDDLREALQRAAALYDKKGEQHYNLISAFIKSIRNSDPSATLYWLARMIEGGEDPMYIARRIVHHASEDVGLADPQALVVAAAAAQAVHLIGLPEARCALAEAAAYLACAPKSNKVYMAYEMAAEDARATQAEPVPLHLRNAPTALMKGLGYGKGYQYAHDYEHAQTDMICLPEKLKARRYYEGEAPTKIELTPPVEK